Proteins encoded by one window of Carettochelys insculpta isolate YL-2023 chromosome 10, ASM3395843v1, whole genome shotgun sequence:
- the EIF4E2 gene encoding eukaryotic translation initiation factor 4E type 2 isoform X2 yields the protein MNNKFDALKDDDSGDHDQNEENSTQKDGEKEKNDRDKSQSNTKRKAVVPGPAEHPLQYNYTFWYSRRTPGRPTSSQSYEQNIKQIGTFASVEQFWRFYSHMVRPGDLTGHSDFHLFKEGIKPMWEDDANKNGGKWIIRLRKGLASRCWENLILAMLGEQFMVGEEICGAVVSVRFQEDIISIWNKTASDQATTARIRDTLRRVLNLPPNTIMEYKTHTDSIKDNSSFRNTKITL from the exons ATGAACAACAAATTCGACGC CTTGAAAGATGACGACAGCGGGGACCATGACCAGAATGAAGAGAACAGCACACAGAAAGATGGTGAGAAGGAGAAAAATGATCGTGACAAATCCCAGAGTAACACCAAGAGGAAG GCTGTTGTTCCAGGACCAGCAGAGCACCCTCTGCAGTATAATTACACTTTTTGGTACTCCAGGAGAACACCTGGGAGACCCACCAGCTCTCAGAGCTATGAACAGAACATCAAACAGATTGGCACCTTTGCCTCG GTGGAGCAGTTCTGGAGGTTTTACAGTCATATGGTACGTCCCGGGGACCTGACGGGCCACAGCGACTTCCATCTCTTCAAAGAGGGAATCAAACCCATGTGGGAG GATGATGCCAACAAAAATGGTGGAAAGTGGATTATCCGTCTGCGCAAGGGTTTAGCATCCCGCTGCTGGGAGAATCTCATTCTGGCCATGCTGGGAGAACAGTTTATGGTGGGGGAAGAAATCTGTGGGGCAGTTGTCTCTGTCCGGTTCCAG GAGGATATTATCTCCATATGGAACAAGACAGCCAGTGACCAGGCGACAACAGCCCGGATACGCGACACGTTACGCCGTGTGCTTAACTTACCTCCGAACACCATCATGGAGTACAAAACACACACCGACAGCATCAA
- the EIF4E2 gene encoding eukaryotic translation initiation factor 4E type 2 isoform X1 has protein sequence MNNKFDALKDDDSGDHDQNEENSTQKDGEKEKNDRDKSQSNTKRKAVVPGPAEHPLQYNYTFWYSRRTPGRPTSSQSYEQNIKQIGTFASVEQFWRFYSHMVRPGDLTGHSDFHLFKEGIKPMWEDDANKNGGKWIIRLRKGLASRCWENLILAMLGEQFMVGEEICGAVVSVRFQEDIISIWNKTASDQATTARIRDTLRRVLNLPPNTIMEYKTHTDSIKAWEEFHGLVNSSGR, from the exons ATGAACAACAAATTCGACGC CTTGAAAGATGACGACAGCGGGGACCATGACCAGAATGAAGAGAACAGCACACAGAAAGATGGTGAGAAGGAGAAAAATGATCGTGACAAATCCCAGAGTAACACCAAGAGGAAG GCTGTTGTTCCAGGACCAGCAGAGCACCCTCTGCAGTATAATTACACTTTTTGGTACTCCAGGAGAACACCTGGGAGACCCACCAGCTCTCAGAGCTATGAACAGAACATCAAACAGATTGGCACCTTTGCCTCG GTGGAGCAGTTCTGGAGGTTTTACAGTCATATGGTACGTCCCGGGGACCTGACGGGCCACAGCGACTTCCATCTCTTCAAAGAGGGAATCAAACCCATGTGGGAG GATGATGCCAACAAAAATGGTGGAAAGTGGATTATCCGTCTGCGCAAGGGTTTAGCATCCCGCTGCTGGGAGAATCTCATTCTGGCCATGCTGGGAGAACAGTTTATGGTGGGGGAAGAAATCTGTGGGGCAGTTGTCTCTGTCCGGTTCCAG GAGGATATTATCTCCATATGGAACAAGACAGCCAGTGACCAGGCGACAACAGCCCGGATACGCGACACGTTACGCCGTGTGCTTAACTTACCTCCGAACACCATCATGGAGTACAAAACACACACCGACAGCATCAA